A genomic window from Astatotilapia calliptera chromosome 12, fAstCal1.2, whole genome shotgun sequence includes:
- the elac1 gene encoding zinc phosphodiesterase ELAC protein 1 has translation MTMDLTFLGTGSAYPSPHRGASALVLRTDGECWLFDCGEGTQIQLMKSQLRAGRITKVFISHLHGDHLFGLPGLLCTVSLNTSPESQQDLNCVDIYGPRGLRHFLRVTLGITGSQLLFPYAVHELEPTPDQSPEEGKLNPEMAAECGPLHPQEQPGRTISLDVSSDTYLLFEDQKFAVKAFRLFHRIPSFGFCIQERDRPGRLKTELLKELGLKPGPLYGRLKAGESVTLESGRVVQPSEVLEEAIPGRKVCILGDCSSVLGEGPQRLCSGADILVHEATLGNEHREKAVDHGHSTPEMAAAVARACCARRLVLNHFSQRYKPSAMVKEGDEDHVSELKRQAEEALQDTGVDVILAEDFLTLQISLRRLR, from the exons ATGACCATGGATTTGACTTTCCTCGGGACGGGCTCGGCGTACCCGTCCCCTCACCGCGGTGCCTCGGCTCTGGTGCTGCGGACGGACGGGGAGTGCTGGCTGTTTGACTGCGGAGAGGGAACCCAGATCCAGCTAATGAAGAGCCAGCTCAGAGCCG GGCGAATCACCAAGGTTTTCATCTCCCACTTGCATGGAGATCACCTGTTCGGTTTACCTGGTCTCCTCTGCACTGTGAGTCTCAACACCAGCCCTGAATCTCAGCAGGACCTGAACTGTGTGGACATCTATGGGCCACGGGGTCTCAGACACTTTCTCAGAGTCACTCTTGgcatcactggatcacagcTGCTCTTCCCTTACGCAG TGCATGAATTGGAGCCCACACCTGACCAGAGCCCAGAAGAAGGAAAACTTAACCCAGAG ATGGCAGCAGAGTGCGGTCCTCTCCATCCTCAGGAGCAACCAGGCAGAACAATCTCCTTGGATGTCTCCAGTGACacttatcttctctttgaagacCAGAAGTTTGCAGTCAAAGCCTTCAGGTTGTTTCACCGCATCCCTTCCTTTGGTTTTTGCATTCAGGAGCGAGATCGACCTGGAAGGTTGAAAACAGAACTGTTGAAGGAACTAG GCCTGAAACCAGGCCCTCTCTATGGGCGCCTCAAAGCTGGGGAGTCAGTAACTCTTGAAAGCGGGCGTGTGGTGCAGCCTAGTGAGGTGCTAGAAGAAGCTATTCCTGGGAGGAAAGTCTGCATTTTAGGGGACTGTAGCTCGGTGCTTGGGGAAGGGCCGCAGAGGTTGTGCAGCGGAGCGGACATTCTGGTTCATGAGGCCACCCTTGGGAACGAGCACCGAGAGAAAGCAGTGGACCATGGGCACAGCACACCTGAGATGGCAGCGGCAGTAGCACGGGCTTGCTGTGCACGGAGGCTGGTGCTAAATCACTTCAGTCAGCGGTACAAACCCAGCGCCATGGTGAAGGAAGGAGATGAAGACCATGTTTCAGAGTTAAAGAGACAGGCTGAAGAGGCTTTGCAGGACACTGGGGTAGATGTGATTCTGGCAGAGGACTTTCTCACTCTACAGATCTCTCTCAGAAGATTAAGATAA